CGCGCCCGGCGTGGTCGTGCTCGTCGTCGAGCACGGCGTGAGGTCGATCTGGCAGCCGACGCAGCGCGCGCATGACGGGTCGAGCATGGGCACCGAAGTCGCGGCGTCGCACGCGAGCACGGCTGCTCCCTGCGCCGTCGTCGGGCAGTCGCACGCCTCGCCGCATGCGGGCTGATGCATGCCGTCGCCGCAGTAGGCCTCGGCCGCGCAGCCCGGAAGCGTCGTCGGCGGCACGAACGTCGTCGTGGTCGTGGTGACGGTCGTGGTCGTGATCGTCTCCTCGACGGGCGGCACCCCGTAGTCGTGGCCGTCCTGCCCGACGACGCCGTGGCCCTCCTCGTCGGTCACGAGCACATAGCCCGTGTTGAGGGCGACGCCGAAGATGCGGAACTCCGTCGTCGATCCGATGATGGGCAGGTTGTTGCCGGCGATCGACACCGCCGAGAGCGCCGCGCTGTAGGTGACGACGACGGGCGTCCCGGCCGTGACGCCGATGACCATCGGCGGCACCGAGGCGCCACAGCCGAAGTTGGCCGTTCCGGTTTCGCCGAGGATCTCGTCGTCCGTCGTCCGGAGCGAGGCCCCGATCTGGGTGTGGAGCCCCATGTACGCGCCGAGCACGTTTCCGATGAAGAGCTCCAGGACGTCGCTGCATTCGAGGACCGGCCGGATCGCCATCGTGGTCGGATCCCCCGGGGACTTCCCCTGCGGGGTAGGCGGGGTCAGCGTGAGCTGAAAGTTTCCGGCCATCGCGATGCCGGCCGCCGCCTGAAACGGGTTCTTGCCGAGCGGCTCGGAGAGCTTGTCGACCGCGGCCAGCGTCGCCACGTGGAGCCGGACCACACCGACCTTCACGCGCGCGAAGCCGTGCATTGCCGCCCCGGAGCTGAAGAGGCTCGACCAGCCGGGGCCGAAGTGGATCGCCTGGTGGTCGCCCGCGTCGACGACGAGATCCTCCGAGCCGTCCGCGTTCTGATGCCGCATCTCCGTGGCGTCGACGAGGCCCCCAAGGTCCGGCAGGCCGTTGGTGGTGACGAGGCCGAAGGCCCAGCCGCGAGCCGGGCCGGTCGGGAAGTCGACGGCGCCGAACGACCTCCCGGCGCCGAGGAGGAGAAGCGCGAGCAGGACGACGGCGACGCCCCGCGACCTCACGGTGACCCGAATGCGACGCACGCCTGTATCGCCGGCTCCCAAGGTATCGAACGCCCCCCCTTGTTCCGCCGGGCGACGCTACGCCGGGAGCGAAGGGCCCGTCAAGGAAGGCCGGACCCGCGCCGGCCCATGTGCGCTGCGCGGAACATCGGGCCTTCTTCTTGCGACGCTTGCAGAGGTCGGGCTTCTGTCACGCTGAATCCGGCTGCCCGTCGCCCGGACGTTCGCCACCGCTCACCCCTCCTCGCGCCTTGTGGCTCCCGGCGATCCGTCGTAGATAGGTAGCAGGCGACCGCGAACTCGGAGGTAGGCGCATGAGGACGGCTCGGTCAGCTGTTCCGATGGCTCTCTCGCTCCTGACGCTCGTCGCCACCGGCGCCAGCGCCAAAGAGACCTGCAGCGTCGCGAAGAAGCTTACCTGCATTCGCCATTGTCCGACGGTGGACTCTTGCATGGCCAAGGCCACCTCGGTGTGTCCCACGGGGGACTGTTCGGCGAAGGACATCCGCAAGGGCTGCAGGAAGGAGGTGGGGAGGTGCAGGACGAGGTGCCGGACCCCCTGCATGCGGAGCTGCGAAGGACTGATCCATGACTGCGTCGAAGGCGCCGACCCCGGGTGCGTGAGCGAGCTAGCCCCGTTGACCTGCGGCTCCGTGTGGAAGAACTGCCAGTCGGAAGCCGTATTCGAGTGCCGTAGGAAGGCATGTTGTCCGCTCCCGGTTCACGTCACGATGCAGGTGTCCTGCCAGGAAGAGCCGTGCTCGTGCATCGACGGCGCCGCCGGCAGGACGTGGACGTACGCGGCCAGCGGCACGGCGAGCGGCTCGGTCGGCACGACGCTCGAACTGGATGATCACATGTGGCAGGTCCAGTGTCGCGAGTGGACGCCCGGTGTCAGCTCCGCGTCTCTGGCGACGTGCACGCGCTCGACGGCCCAGCCCGTCGAGATCTCGTGGACGGCGACGGCGCCCGGCCGAAGCGACTGCTACTGCGCGGACGCCCCCGCAGTGAGCACGTTCGCTGCGAACGCGAGCGACGGGGAGAGCATAGACGCCACTACCATGGTCGTGACCTGTCCGTAGGCGCTACCGTCCCTTGAACACCGGCTTCCGCTTCTCCTTGAACGCCTTCGTGCCCTCGCGGCAGTCCTCGGACATCGAGACCGGCACGCCGATCTCCATTTCCTTTTCGAGGGCGGCGGTGTGCAGCAGGTCGCGCCCGGCGAGGACGGACTTCTTGAAACCACCTTCACGCGGCTCAAGGCGCGCGCGGGGCGTGCAGCGCCGGGATCGTGTCCCACAGCCAGTCGGCGAGCCGCGTCGCGATGATCGCGTTTCCCTCGGCGTTCGGATGCGGGTCTGTGCGGCTCAGCCTGAACCGTGAGCGATCGGTGCCGTCGAACCAGTGGTAGGTCGACACGACCGGCACCTCGATCCCGGCGACGAAGCGCTCGACCTCCGTGCAGCCCTTCTCTTCGATCGCCTGGCCGTAGACGTTGAAGCAGAAGACCGCGAACGAAATGCCACGCGCCCGCGTGAGCGTCGCCATGCGCTGGAGCGCCGCGCGGCTGCGGAGCCAGCCGCGATCGCCGTCGCTGAAGGGCTCGGGCCGCGCCGGCGGGGCGGGCGCGACTGGCCCGGGCGTGGCCGTGGGCGGCGGGCCCGCGGCAGGCGGCGCGGGCGGCGGTGGCGTCACCGTCGGAGCGGTCAGCTTCGCGTAGGTGACCGCCGCCAGCTCGGCCAGCCGGCTGTTCGTGACCAGGGTCACCGCGAGGCGATCGCGCAGCGAGCGATGATCGGCAGCGATGAGCGGGGTTCCGCTGTCGTTGACGACGTAGCCG
The sequence above is drawn from the Candidatus Eisenbacteria bacterium genome and encodes:
- a CDS encoding GDSL-type esterase/lipase family protein, with the protein product MGRLRSLAVHAVLVLVSTGFALGLLEALMRRGSPPPNFFDELEKYMQTVTYAGHSYPVHLANFSGTILGVRFRTNRDGLRDRDFAVPKPPGTLRILALGDSVTLGWGVPEDAMFTKRLEGILSARRGAPVEVVTAAVAGWNTVQELAFLAQQGFGYEPDVVVVGYVVNDSGTPLIAADHRSLRDRLAVTLVTNSRLAELAAVTYAKLTAPTVTPPPPAPPAAGPPPTATPGPVAPAPPARPEPFSDGDRGWLRSRAALQRMATLTRARGISFAVFCFNVYGQAIEEKGCTEVERFVAGIEVPVVSTYHWFDGTDRSRFRLSRTDPHPNAEGNAIIATRLADWLWDTIPALHAPRAP